ACCATCTATTCATATAATCGGCAACTGTGACACTGTCGCCTTCGTCTTGATTACTGTCATCTGCTTCAACCATTTCAGCAACCTCCGCCATAAGAGTATGAAGCGAAAGAGATTGCAACCATTCTACATTTTCATCTGGAGACTTATCAACATCTGGATCAAAGTCATCATGTATTAAGATACTCATACTCGTTCTGAAGAGCAGTAATCAATTGTTGCTGAGAGTACTGAGAGACAGAATCCATATTGATGTAGCAATACAGGAGTAATCTAATCCACCAATGATAGAGTTAACAAGTGTTGAACAAACATCGAACCATTAAAGAAAAGGACAATGGAATTTGATTTTGCATCGCGCTCCAAACAAGAGAAATTAAAGATATTCAAGTATTGGTTGCATCTCAAAGACTTCAAGAAAGGTGTGAACGCCTCTTGGGAGTCAGATAAAGATTATTCTGAAGAATTCATTGTTGAATTCATGAACAGTACTTTCATGACCTTAGTCAACACAATTGAAAAGTTCTGGGAGTGGGATGAAGATCATAATTTATTTGCTTATGTGAAGGACGAATACATAGAAAAAATGAAAGACTCAGGTTATGAGCAGAGTGAGTTAAGAGAAGGAATATCAGAAGTAGAGTTTGATGAAGACGATGACGAAGATGAAGACGAACCAGGATTAATTTATCCAGAGAAGTTCTATGTTGCCGGTGCGCCTTACTTCTGGATGTCTGAAATCCCATTACCATTCAAGAAGCAATGGTTCTTTCAAAAGTATCCAACGATAAAAGAAGAGTGGTTGCGGTTTGACAACAACTTTGAACAAAGCATTGGTTGTTAATCACTCCTATCCCTTGACTCATCGCATATTAAGGCACCATGAACCATTTTCACTGCTTAAGTATTGGATAGTTGCTTTATGATCAAGAGACGCTGCTTTTTTGAAGTCGGCACATGCTCCATGAGAATCTTTTAATCCAATCTTGGCATTAGCGCGATTCGAATAGGCGGGGGCAAACTGAGGATTAATTACAATTGCCTTGTTAGAATCAGCAATTGCTCCTTGATAATCCCCCAAATAATCCTTGGCAATCCCACGGTTTGAATAATAGTCAGGAGAAGATGAATCAATCTTTATCGCATTGCTGTAATCAATAATTGACCCTTTAATATCCTTTAACGCAAACTTGGCATTACCTCGCTTAAAATAATTATCAGAGTCATGCGGATCAATATCAATCGATTTATTGTAATCGAGAATTGCTCCTTGCAAATCATTTAACTTATGCTTAGCGAGACCTCGATTATTATAAGCGTATGCATTGTTTGGATCAAGCAATAGTGCTTTATTGAAATCAACAATTGCCCCTTGCGGATCATTCTTGAATTCCAACTTGGCACTAGCAAGATTTACATGAGCAGCAGCAAACTGTGGATTAATTGCAATTGCGTTGCTTAAATCAGAGATTGCGCCTTCAGCATCCTTGATCTTAAACTTAGCATTACCACGATTGTATAGGGCATTGGCATTATTCGGATTGATCTCTATTGCTATACTATAGTCTGAGATTGCTCCTTGAATATCATTCAACTCCAACCTAGCATTACCTCGATTAGAGTAGAAAGCGGAATAACTAGGATTGATCTCTATTGCCCTATTGAAATCAAGAATTGAACCCTGAATATCCTTTAATTTGAACTTTGCGACACCACGATCATTGTAAGCATTGGCATCTTGAGGGTTAGTATCTATTGACAATGAGAGTTCAGCAATCTCATTCTTAATAGCAAGAATATCATCACTGTTTGAATCTGCAGAAATATTAGAAACTTCCCCAGCAACATTCGATTGAGCACGACACCCAGCAATCAAAGGTGCCCCAAGCGCAACCAGCGAAAGGACAGCAGCAATGGCAGAAGTCCTGCGAGACATATATGGGGTGCCTACTTCCGTCAAGGTAGTCAAAGCAGACTGTGAGGGCAATCAGCAACTAATGCAAAGACGCCTTCATCTTGAGTTTTGCAATCAATTTTCGTGGAAATCATCGAATTGCTCAACCATGGCAGAGTCCTAGTTGAGATCATTCATCCCAATATCTAAAATCACGAACAAGCAAGTAGTCGATCAGATAAATTGCCTTATCGCTTTCGTATATTGTCAACTGTGAGTCTTCATAGTCCTCTTCATCAAAACGTGCCAAATCAACTCGTGGACCGACATCAAGAGGATCGAAAGAGGGGGATAAAATATTATCTTGAATTAATGCGATACGCCCTGAATCAATCAATAATTGATCCAAGGGTTCATCATCTGCAAAATACGATTTACAATCAAGAAGAACTGAGTCAGGGTCGTGCAAATCGTCTGCCTCATAAAACGGGTAAACACCATCACCATGAGCAGTACCAAACAATGCAAAATAAATGCCATTATGCTCAAACACGCCATCCGTCAGACATGACTCTGGAGACAAATCACCTAGACCTCCATTATTGTCAAAAGCA
This portion of the Synechococcus sp. ROS8604 genome encodes:
- a CDS encoding tetratricopeptide repeat protein; protein product: MTEVGTPYMSRRTSAIAAVLSLVALGAPLIAGCRAQSNVAGEVSNISADSNSDDILAIKNEIAELSLSIDTNPQDANAYNDRGVAKFKLKDIQGSILDFNRAIEINPSYSAFYSNRGNARLELNDIQGAISDYSIAIEINPNNANALYNRGNAKFKIKDAEGAISDLSNAIAINPQFAAAHVNLASAKLEFKNDPQGAIVDFNKALLLDPNNAYAYNNRGLAKHKLNDLQGAILDYNKSIDIDPHDSDNYFKRGNAKFALKDIKGSIIDYSNAIKIDSSSPDYYSNRGIAKDYLGDYQGAIADSNKAIVINPQFAPAYSNRANAKIGLKDSHGACADFKKAASLDHKATIQYLSSENGSWCLNMR